One genomic region from Pirellulales bacterium encodes:
- a CDS encoding helix-turn-helix transcriptional regulator, whose product MQPFAHNLRRLMAQLDLTVLDVARRTGLDERTVKSILAGASSKPHARTLHQLAQGLGVETNEFFQSPLLAGRKQFDRHTNPTVDELLDSRPELFSEWCVADFDELYSRMGMGGALTSEGALRAAEAINRKRELHDKLALLLETEQADVIAGILELFYQRAKADP is encoded by the coding sequence ATGCAGCCTTTCGCCCACAATCTCCGGCGTCTGATGGCGCAGCTCGACCTGACCGTGCTGGACGTTGCACGGCGCACAGGGCTCGACGAGCGTACGGTGAAAAGCATTCTGGCCGGTGCCAGTTCCAAACCACACGCGCGGACCCTGCATCAGTTGGCGCAGGGATTGGGGGTCGAGACGAACGAGTTCTTCCAAAGCCCACTTCTGGCGGGGCGGAAACAGTTCGATCGTCATACGAATCCAACCGTGGATGAATTATTGGACAGCCGTCCGGAGCTATTCAGTGAATGGTGCGTTGCCGACTTCGACGAGCTGTACAGCCGCATGGGAATGGGCGGGGCGCTGACTAGCGAAGGCGCGCTGCGCGCCGCAGAGGCCATCAATCGTAAGCGCGAGCTGCACGACAAACTTGCGCTACTGTTGGAGACCGAACAAGCGGACGTCATCGCGGGCATCCTGGAACTGTTTTATCAGCGTGCCAAAGCCGATCCTTGA
- a CDS encoding 3'-5' exonuclease — MAATRYLVFDIESIADGDLVARLIYPGEKLSAKAAVTKYRKELMAKYESDFVPYTYHLPTSIAVAKVDAEFRLQDMAVLDEAESRPHVITENFWRGWEKHGRPTLVSFNGRTFDLPLLELSAFRFGLSVPGWFNLTAKSFEQSRNRYNLEAHIDLQELLTNFGSTRFTGGLNLAANLLGKPGKMDVEGHMVQDLFDAGKVSDIHDYCRCDVLDTYFVFLRTRVLLGRLSLDEEQGIIAETKSWLTARAGEVRAYRMYLDRWGDWPDPWPRGAKTK, encoded by the coding sequence CGACGCGTTATCTCGTCTTCGATATCGAAAGCATCGCCGACGGTGATCTCGTCGCGCGGTTGATCTATCCGGGCGAGAAGCTGTCGGCCAAGGCCGCGGTGACGAAATACCGCAAGGAGCTGATGGCAAAGTACGAGAGCGACTTCGTTCCCTACACGTATCACCTTCCGACGTCGATCGCCGTGGCCAAAGTCGATGCGGAGTTCCGCCTGCAGGACATGGCCGTGCTCGACGAGGCGGAATCCCGGCCGCACGTGATCACCGAGAATTTCTGGCGTGGCTGGGAGAAGCACGGCCGGCCGACGCTCGTCAGCTTCAACGGACGGACCTTCGATCTGCCACTGTTGGAGCTGTCGGCCTTTCGCTTTGGGCTGAGCGTGCCGGGCTGGTTCAATCTGACCGCCAAGAGCTTCGAGCAATCGAGGAACCGCTACAACCTCGAGGCCCATATTGACCTGCAAGAATTGCTGACGAATTTCGGCAGCACGCGCTTTACCGGTGGTTTGAACCTGGCGGCCAATTTGCTCGGCAAGCCCGGCAAAATGGATGTCGAAGGGCACATGGTGCAAGACCTCTTTGATGCCGGAAAGGTCAGCGACATCCACGACTATTGCCGATGCGACGTGCTGGATACGTACTTCGTCTTCTTGCGCACTCGCGTGCTGCTGGGACGGTTGTCGCTGGACGAGGAGCAGGGAATCATCGCCGAAACCAAGTCCTGGCTCACCGCTCGGGCCGGCGAAGTTCGCGCCTACCGCATGTATCTCGACCGCTGGGGAGACTGGCCCGACCCTTGGCCCCGCGGCGCGAAGACAAAATGA